One stretch of Passer domesticus isolate bPasDom1 chromosome 2, bPasDom1.hap1, whole genome shotgun sequence DNA includes these proteins:
- the C2H2orf49 gene encoding ashwin, producing MAAQGRARAGGGGGEEERVSGGSESELLLLHPELLSEEFLRLTLEQKNILGENDVKMDKDGLTDLYIQHAIPLPQRDLPKSRWGRMMEKKRQQNDLKSEKKSVTTVEGLRKRPLIVFDGNSTSTSIKVKKTENGAADRLKPPPAGSTTNTVRRLSNASSYLSASSLSEDAKLGIRNNEAQQNNISKTDSSVLTGLKVYPLSPIAGTTVVKLKRSVPKEESDLPNDLKPSEAKKKIQHVTWP from the exons ATGGCGGCGCAGGGAAGAgcccgggcgggcggcggcggtggAGAGGAGGAGCGGGTGTCTGGGGGCTCGGAGTCggagctgttgctgctgcacCCGGAGCTGCTCTCGGAGGAATTCCTGCGGCTCACCCTGGAGCAG aaaaatatattaggTGAAAATGATGTGAAGATGGACAAAGATGGGCTCACTGATCTCTACATTCAACATGCCATTCCCCTGCCTCAGCGTGACTTGCCAAAAAGTAGATGGGGGAGAATGATGGAGAAGAAGAGACAGCAAAATGACTTGAAAAGTGAGAAGAAAAG TGTTACAACAGTGGAAGGTTTAAGGAAAAGGCCATTGATTGTATTTGATGGCAATTCGACAAGTACAAGCATAAAGGTGAAAAAGACGGAGAACGGAGCTGCCGATCGCCTGAAGCCTCCTCCAGCTGGAAGCACCACCAACACAGTCAGGAGATTATCAAATGCCTCCTCATACCTTTCAGCCTCCAGTTTGTCAGAGGACGCTAAGCTGGGAATAAGGAATAATGAGGCTCAGCAGAACAATATTTCAAAGACTGACAGCAGTGTGTTGACTGGTCTGAAGGTTTACCCTTTGTCTCCAATAGCAGGAACTACTGTTGTGAAGTTAAAGAGGTCTGTTCCAAAAGAGGAATCTGATTTGCCG AATGACCTAAAGCCTTCGgaagcaaagaagaaaatccAGCATGTTACATGGCCATGA